One Bradyrhizobium zhanjiangense DNA segment encodes these proteins:
- a CDS encoding ammonium transporter translates to MTFKRPYGAGLAALAVGLFAATAAYAEPTVNKGDNAWMLTSTVLVLLMTIPGLALFYGGLVRSKNMLSVLMQVFYTVCVVTVIWAVYGYSLAFTGGSDFIGGFSKAFMMGVTTDSKAATFSVDANISELIYVCFQMTFAAITPALIVGAFAERMKFSAIALFIPLWVTLIYFPIAHMVWYWPGPDMIQDAAKALAAAGDAAAKTAAQAKLDEINADAGWIFKKGAIDFAGGTVVHINAGIAGLVGALLIGKRVGYGKELMAPHSLTMSMIGASLLWVGWFGFNAGSNLEANGGAALAMTNSFVATAAAALSWMFAEWIVKGHPSVLGVISGAVAGLVAVTPAAGFAGAMGAIVLGLVVGVVCLFFCTVVKNALGYDDSLDVFGVHCIGGIVGALGTGILVNPALGGAGIMDYTAIPPKVADYDFATQMIAQLWGVCTTLVWSGIGSAILYKVVDVIVGLRTNVESEREGLDITEHTERAYNM, encoded by the coding sequence ATGACGTTTAAGCGTCCCTATGGCGCGGGACTGGCGGCTCTCGCAGTCGGCCTGTTCGCTGCGACCGCAGCCTATGCCGAGCCAACGGTCAACAAGGGAGACAACGCCTGGATGCTGACATCGACAGTGCTGGTGCTGTTGATGACGATCCCCGGCCTCGCACTGTTCTACGGCGGTCTCGTCCGTTCCAAGAACATGCTCTCGGTCCTGATGCAGGTGTTCTACACCGTCTGCGTCGTCACCGTGATCTGGGCCGTGTACGGCTACAGCCTCGCCTTCACCGGCGGTTCCGACTTCATCGGCGGCTTCTCCAAGGCCTTCATGATGGGCGTCACCACCGACTCGAAGGCGGCCACCTTCTCGGTCGACGCCAACATCTCGGAGCTCATCTACGTATGCTTCCAGATGACCTTCGCGGCGATCACGCCCGCCCTCATCGTCGGCGCCTTCGCAGAGCGCATGAAGTTCTCGGCGATCGCTCTGTTCATCCCGCTCTGGGTCACGCTGATCTACTTCCCGATCGCGCACATGGTCTGGTACTGGCCCGGCCCGGACATGATCCAGGATGCGGCCAAGGCGCTCGCTGCGGCGGGTGATGCGGCAGCCAAGACCGCGGCGCAGGCCAAGCTCGACGAGATCAACGCCGACGCCGGCTGGATTTTCAAGAAGGGCGCCATCGACTTCGCTGGCGGCACCGTGGTGCATATCAACGCCGGTATCGCAGGTCTCGTCGGCGCTCTCCTGATCGGCAAAAGGGTCGGCTACGGCAAGGAGCTGATGGCTCCGCACTCGCTGACCATGTCGATGATCGGCGCCTCGCTGCTCTGGGTCGGCTGGTTCGGCTTTAACGCCGGCTCCAACCTGGAAGCCAATGGCGGCGCTGCGCTCGCCATGACCAACTCCTTCGTCGCTACTGCCGCCGCCGCGCTGTCGTGGATGTTCGCGGAGTGGATCGTGAAGGGTCATCCGTCGGTGCTCGGCGTGATCTCCGGCGCTGTCGCGGGTCTCGTGGCCGTGACGCCCGCTGCCGGCTTCGCCGGCGCGATGGGTGCGATCGTCCTCGGCCTCGTGGTCGGCGTGGTCTGCCTGTTCTTCTGCACCGTCGTGAAGAACGCGCTCGGCTACGACGACTCCCTCGACGTGTTCGGCGTGCACTGCATCGGCGGCATCGTCGGCGCCCTCGGCACCGGCATTCTGGTCAACCCGGCGCTCGGTGGTGCCGGCATCATGGACTACACCGCGATCCCGCCCAAGGTTGCCGATTACGACTTCGCCACGCAGATGATCGCCCAGCTCTGGGGCGTCTGCACC